A region from the Pelagovum pacificum genome encodes:
- a CDS encoding ABC transporter ATP-binding protein, producing MIENVTTGYGGKTVVEGLSLEIPDASLTILVGPNGCGKSTLLKAMARVLPLGGGRITLDGKAVHATPTRDVARKLALLPQGPVAPEGLTVRELVAQGRFPHQSLLRQWSREDARALDSAMAAADVADFADRPVSDLSGGQRQRCWIAMVLAQETDIILLDEPTTFLDLKVQVDLLSLLRRIAHEEGRTLVVVLHELNVAAAFADLLVMMKDGRLVAGGSVGETFTSDRLEEVFGLDASVLTDPSSGRPVCVPNVAPRGWSGQGLAAQ from the coding sequence GTGATCGAGAATGTCACGACGGGATATGGCGGCAAGACGGTGGTGGAGGGGCTCAGCCTCGAGATTCCGGATGCGTCGCTGACGATCCTTGTTGGGCCGAACGGCTGCGGGAAGTCGACATTGCTCAAGGCGATGGCCCGGGTGCTGCCCCTCGGCGGCGGCCGGATCACCCTCGACGGGAAGGCCGTGCACGCGACACCCACGCGCGACGTCGCCCGCAAGCTGGCGCTGCTGCCGCAAGGGCCGGTCGCACCCGAAGGGCTGACAGTGCGCGAACTCGTCGCGCAGGGGCGGTTCCCGCACCAGTCGCTGCTGCGGCAATGGTCGCGCGAGGATGCCCGTGCTCTCGACTCGGCGATGGCCGCGGCCGATGTCGCCGACTTCGCGGATCGCCCGGTGTCCGACCTTTCGGGCGGGCAGCGGCAGCGCTGCTGGATCGCGATGGTTCTGGCGCAGGAGACGGACATCATCCTGCTCGACGAGCCGACGACCTTCCTCGACCTCAAGGTGCAGGTGGACTTGCTGTCGCTGCTTCGCCGGATCGCGCACGAAGAGGGTCGAACGCTCGTCGTCGTACTGCACGAGCTGAACGTGGCCGCCGCCTTCGCCGATCTCCTCGTCATGATGAAGGACGGGCGTCTGGTCGCCGGTGGCAGCGTGGGCGAGACCTTCACCTCCGACCGGCTGGAGGAAGTGTTTGGCCTCGACGCCAGCGTGCTCACCGACCCGTCGAGCGGTCGCCCGGTCTGTGTGCCCAATGTCGCGCCGCGTGGCTGGAGCGGGCAGGGGCTCGCCGCGCAATGA
- a CDS encoding FecCD family ABC transporter permease, protein MTGAALARPGAPSWLAPVLGVGALVLAFAWHISVGAKTVPLATVFEALLAYDGENFDHVVVVDLRLPRAICAVLVGASLSVAGALMQGVTRNPLAEPGILGLLIGASFSVVVLVGFLDLVPPVFIPLAAALGALGAAVAVWGIATLAPGGATPLTLVLAGAAITAFLGALVSIVNLLDEQTFQEMRVWLTGSLAGRQTETLPWALPWLALGLGIAMAVARQVTALALGDEAAVGLGMKVGRLKALILVAVIALTAGAVALAGPMAFVGLVVPHGVRLFVGQDYRRVVPWSAVGGAAYLLVVDIAARLALAPIEISTGLVTALLGAPIFVWLVRARL, encoded by the coding sequence ATGACCGGGGCGGCGCTTGCGCGGCCGGGAGCCCCCTCGTGGCTGGCGCCGGTTCTCGGCGTCGGTGCGCTGGTGCTGGCCTTCGCATGGCACATCTCGGTCGGCGCGAAGACGGTCCCGCTCGCCACCGTGTTCGAGGCCCTTCTGGCCTACGATGGTGAAAATTTCGATCATGTCGTCGTCGTCGACCTGCGCCTGCCGCGCGCGATCTGCGCCGTGCTGGTCGGCGCGTCGCTGTCGGTCGCGGGCGCACTGATGCAGGGCGTCACGCGCAACCCGCTGGCGGAGCCGGGCATCCTCGGCCTGTTGATCGGGGCGTCCTTCTCCGTCGTGGTGCTCGTCGGGTTCCTCGACCTCGTGCCGCCGGTGTTCATTCCGCTTGCCGCCGCGCTCGGCGCGCTGGGCGCCGCCGTCGCCGTCTGGGGGATCGCGACGCTTGCGCCGGGTGGGGCGACGCCGCTGACGCTGGTTCTGGCGGGGGCGGCGATCACCGCGTTCCTCGGCGCGCTGGTGAGTATCGTTAACCTCCTCGACGAGCAGACCTTTCAGGAAATGCGGGTCTGGCTGACCGGGTCTCTCGCCGGACGACAGACCGAGACGCTGCCCTGGGCCCTGCCGTGGCTGGCGCTCGGGCTCGGCATCGCCATGGCGGTGGCGCGGCAGGTGACGGCGCTGGCGCTGGGCGACGAGGCGGCGGTCGGGCTCGGCATGAAGGTCGGGCGGCTGAAGGCCCTGATCCTGGTCGCGGTGATCGCGCTGACGGCGGGCGCAGTGGCGCTGGCCGGACCGATGGCGTTCGTCGGTCTCGTCGTGCCACACGGGGTTCGCCTGTTCGTCGGTCAGGACTACCGGCGCGTCGTGCCGTGGTCGGCGGTCGGCGGCGCGGCCTACCTGCTGGTCGTCGACATCGCCGCGCGGCTCGCGCTGGCGCCGATCGAGATCTCGACCGGCCTCGTCACCGCATTGCTGGGTGCGCCGATCTTCGTCTGGCTGGTGAGGGCGCGGCTGTGA
- a CDS encoding FecCD family ABC transporter permease — MTTGTFKRLEGPVTFQLPRRALGVLGLLVCAIVLLVVVSLMAGSYPLDVPGVLSTLLGNPPTEIATTVVWEFRFPRTLAALLAGALLALSGATLQNVTRNPLADPSLVGVSQGAGLAVVAAMILFPGLAQMWRPILAFGGALAVAALIQWIAMQRSGGATMRFILTGIGVAAFISAATSALLTYGQIERAMSALSWLAGSVHAAGWSDVSILSLTLLVLAPLLVAASRPMAAMRMGPDVAIGLGVRVGPTRIALITLSVALAAAAVAMVGPLGFVGLVAPHLASRMARSGVGVHLILSAACGALLVGAADLAGRTLFAPVQIAAGLVTSVIGVPVFVWLILRARGSARL, encoded by the coding sequence GTGACGACCGGCACCTTCAAGCGGCTCGAAGGGCCGGTCACGTTCCAGCTTCCGAGGCGGGCGCTTGGCGTGCTGGGGCTGCTGGTCTGCGCGATCGTTCTTCTGGTCGTGGTCAGCCTGATGGCGGGAAGCTACCCGCTCGATGTGCCGGGCGTGCTGTCGACGCTGCTCGGCAATCCGCCGACGGAGATCGCGACCACCGTGGTCTGGGAGTTCCGCTTCCCCCGAACGCTCGCCGCGCTCCTCGCGGGCGCGTTGCTGGCCCTGTCGGGCGCGACCCTGCAGAACGTCACGCGAAACCCCCTGGCGGACCCGAGCCTCGTCGGCGTGAGCCAGGGCGCGGGCCTCGCGGTCGTGGCCGCAATGATCCTGTTCCCCGGTCTCGCCCAGATGTGGCGGCCGATCCTCGCCTTCGGCGGCGCGCTCGCCGTTGCCGCGCTGATCCAGTGGATCGCGATGCAACGCTCGGGCGGGGCGACGATGCGGTTCATCCTGACCGGCATCGGCGTGGCGGCCTTCATCTCGGCGGCGACGTCTGCACTGCTGACCTACGGCCAGATCGAGCGGGCGATGTCGGCGCTGAGCTGGCTGGCGGGCTCGGTCCATGCGGCGGGGTGGAGCGATGTGTCCATTCTGTCGCTGACGCTGCTGGTCCTCGCGCCGCTTCTGGTTGCCGCGTCGCGCCCGATGGCGGCGATGCGGATGGGGCCGGACGTGGCGATCGGCCTCGGCGTCCGGGTCGGGCCGACTAGGATCGCGCTGATCACGCTGTCCGTCGCGCTCGCCGCCGCAGCGGTCGCGATGGTTGGGCCGCTCGGCTTCGTCGGACTGGTCGCGCCGCATCTCGCCAGCCGTATGGCGCGATCGGGCGTCGGTGTGCATCTGATCCTGTCGGCCGCCTGCGGGGCGCTGCTGGTCGGGGCGGCGGACCTCGCCGGGCGGACGCTGTTCGCGCCGGTGCAGATCGCGGCAGGCCTCGTCACGTCGGTGATCGGCGTGCCCGTCTTCGTCTGGCTGATCCTGCGCGCCCGGGGCAGCGCCCGGCTATGA
- a CDS encoding (2Fe-2S)-binding protein: MNIATGRHWPTPDQPNLQDWRALADALKRLPADPTGFSSRVSFEAPETDSLWLARPDESRLEAWLDRQKQDAAGADDKLAAAYLMGRIGWAISTVFCPLGLSDELPPLAAEAVTLVPREEAWSYEGESGSAVIYDLSLRRTPLRCPTSGPAASIAQLHVSLLSPIVAAISARTRLAPAALWRIVGDGMAAALLEAGMRHGVREAAMQIALDILRDRSGPLYSRQTGFEEVTLPDRPDCAEWVRLRGGCCRFYTSDGGEYCTTCVLRDDDSRRMRLIADLRSRQKGNV; this comes from the coding sequence ATGAACATCGCGACAGGACGCCACTGGCCGACGCCGGACCAGCCCAACCTTCAGGACTGGCGGGCGCTTGCCGACGCGCTGAAGCGCTTGCCGGCCGATCCGACCGGGTTCAGCAGCAGGGTCAGCTTTGAAGCGCCGGAGACCGATAGCCTGTGGCTCGCCCGGCCCGACGAGAGCCGCCTCGAGGCGTGGCTCGACCGGCAGAAACAGGATGCGGCCGGCGCGGATGACAAGCTCGCGGCCGCCTACCTGATGGGACGGATCGGCTGGGCGATTTCGACCGTGTTCTGTCCGCTCGGCCTGTCGGACGAATTGCCGCCACTGGCCGCCGAAGCGGTCACGCTGGTGCCGCGCGAAGAGGCGTGGAGCTACGAGGGCGAGAGCGGCAGCGCCGTGATCTACGACCTGTCGCTCAGGCGCACGCCGCTGCGCTGTCCAACCTCGGGGCCGGCCGCCAGCATCGCGCAACTGCACGTATCGCTGCTGTCGCCGATCGTCGCGGCCATCTCGGCGCGCACGCGCCTCGCGCCGGCCGCGCTGTGGCGCATCGTGGGTGACGGCATGGCGGCGGCGCTGCTGGAGGCAGGCATGCGACACGGGGTGCGGGAGGCGGCGATGCAGATCGCCCTCGATATCCTGCGCGACCGGAGCGGGCCGCTGTACTCCCGCCAGACCGGGTTCGAGGAAGTGACCCTCCCCGACAGACCGGATTGCGCGGAATGGGTGCGCCTCAGGGGCGGCTGTTGCCGCTTCTACACCTCCGACGGGGGCGAATATTGCACCACCTGCGTGCTGCGCGACGACGACAGCCGCCGGATGCGCCTGATCGCAGATCTGAGATCAAGACAGAAAGGAAACGTCTGA
- a CDS encoding iron-siderophore ABC transporter substrate-binding protein has product MRALVTALIALAAGPALAQDFPLTIEHKFGQSVIEAAPERVATVDYNGADNLLALGLQPVVVRDWFGDQPRAVWPWADALLDETPEILSGELNFEQIAAAEPDLITAVWSGITPEDYERLSQIAPVVAVPEGTADYALGWKDQALIVGRAVGRADEAEAQVVAIEDRIAAMRDAHPEWAGKTTTLATYWDGQPGIYLRDDSRVLLLSELGFANNPVVEELSDDMNFYADVSEERIEAFDSDLLLWFADAYLDEMQDIAFRPALDAVQEGRELFLGRQMTSAFSHTSLLSLPYLFDTLEPRLEAAFDGGIPEADRITE; this is encoded by the coding sequence ATGAGAGCTCTCGTGACCGCGCTGATCGCGCTCGCTGCCGGGCCGGCGCTGGCCCAGGATTTTCCGCTGACCATCGAGCACAAGTTCGGCCAGTCCGTCATCGAGGCAGCGCCGGAGCGGGTCGCGACGGTCGATTACAATGGCGCGGACAACCTGCTGGCGCTCGGCCTGCAGCCGGTCGTCGTGCGCGACTGGTTCGGCGATCAGCCCCGCGCGGTCTGGCCGTGGGCGGATGCGCTGCTCGATGAAACACCCGAGATCCTGAGTGGCGAGCTGAACTTCGAACAGATCGCCGCCGCCGAGCCGGACCTGATCACCGCCGTCTGGTCGGGCATCACACCCGAGGATTACGAGCGGCTGTCGCAGATCGCCCCGGTCGTCGCCGTGCCCGAAGGCACTGCCGATTACGCGCTCGGCTGGAAGGATCAGGCGCTGATCGTCGGACGCGCAGTCGGTCGCGCGGACGAGGCGGAGGCGCAGGTCGTCGCCATCGAGGACCGGATCGCTGCGATGCGGGACGCCCACCCAGAGTGGGCGGGCAAGACCACGACGCTCGCGACCTACTGGGACGGGCAGCCCGGCATCTACCTGCGCGACGACTCCCGCGTTCTGCTGCTGTCGGAGCTCGGCTTCGCCAACAACCCGGTCGTGGAGGAGCTGTCGGACGACATGAACTTCTATGCCGACGTGTCGGAAGAGCGGATCGAGGCGTTCGACTCCGACCTGCTGCTCTGGTTCGCGGACGCTTACCTGGACGAAATGCAGGACATCGCGTTCCGGCCCGCGCTGGACGCGGTGCAGGAGGGGCGGGAGTTGTTCCTCGGCCGGCAGATGACGAGCGCCTTCAGCCACACCTCTCTGCTGTCGCTGCCTTATCTCTTCGACACGCTCGAACCCCGGCTCGAGGCGGCCTTCGACGGCGGCATCCCAGAAGCCGACCGGATCACCGAGTGA
- a CDS encoding iron-siderophore ABC transporter substrate-binding protein, whose translation MKPIIAAVVALIALPAWAQDFPVEIETKFGTVPIETQPERVATVDYAGADNVLALGFQPLTVREWFGPYENGLWHWAQEVASDDPVLLSGQLDFEAIAATDPDVILGLRSGITADEFGQLSAIAPTVAVPPGAGDYDLDWQAQARLAGRALGREDEAERQIADIEELFAETAAAHPEWEGKTMTVLTYYDGSVGLYTATDSSVRTFEAFGLVPHPKVIELSQPGQFYVEISQEILPELDADVILWFSPQDDENVQGLVARDSMRAVEEGREIFLSLESPANGALSHGSLLSLPYAVERLTPLLDAALDGDPETPVAHE comes from the coding sequence ATGAAACCGATCATTGCCGCCGTTGTCGCGCTCATCGCCTTGCCTGCCTGGGCGCAGGACTTTCCCGTGGAGATCGAGACGAAATTCGGCACCGTCCCCATCGAGACGCAGCCTGAACGCGTGGCGACGGTCGACTACGCGGGCGCCGACAACGTGCTCGCGCTCGGCTTCCAGCCGCTGACCGTACGCGAGTGGTTCGGACCTTATGAGAACGGCCTCTGGCACTGGGCGCAGGAGGTTGCGAGTGACGACCCCGTGCTGCTGTCCGGGCAGCTCGACTTCGAAGCGATCGCCGCCACGGATCCTGACGTGATCCTCGGCCTGCGGTCCGGGATCACGGCGGACGAGTTCGGACAATTGTCCGCCATCGCACCCACGGTCGCTGTGCCGCCCGGTGCCGGGGACTACGACCTCGACTGGCAGGCGCAGGCGCGGCTGGCCGGTCGCGCTCTTGGCCGCGAGGACGAGGCGGAGCGGCAGATCGCCGACATCGAGGAGCTGTTCGCGGAGACCGCCGCCGCCCACCCGGAGTGGGAGGGCAAGACCATGACCGTGCTCACCTATTACGACGGGTCGGTCGGGCTCTATACCGCGACTGACAGTTCGGTGCGGACCTTCGAGGCCTTTGGGCTCGTGCCGCATCCGAAAGTCATCGAGCTGTCGCAGCCGGGGCAGTTCTACGTCGAGATCAGCCAGGAAATCCTGCCCGAGCTCGATGCCGACGTGATCCTGTGGTTCTCCCCGCAGGACGACGAGAACGTGCAGGGTCTGGTCGCCCGCGACTCGATGCGCGCGGTGGAGGAGGGGCGGGAGATCTTCCTGTCGCTCGAAAGCCCGGCGAATGGCGCGCTGTCGCACGGCTCCCTCCTGTCGCTGCCCTACGCGGTGGAGCGGCTGACGCCACTGCTGGACGCCGCGCTCGACGGTGATCCGGAGACGCCGGTCGCGCACGAGTAG
- a CDS encoding peptide ABC transporter substrate-binding protein: protein MLKRLPKLAGALAVTTAMAAPALAQTTILAPGQNTVGTYMDYMKTVYDRATFAELLQIPIATFDKNFELTPMAAESWEQSEDGLTWTFNLRQDLVWSDGEPLTAEDYVYALERAATGGYDFAWYWDFAGGIAGWAEVTAGEADVDTLGLEAVDDYTIEVTTNAPKPYLPSVMSLWYPVPKHVVEELGDDWALSVDTIISSGPFEIESWEKSNNSVVFTASDSYAGPWPAQIDRLEVDPTLGAPEVGLPAFLAGDADYSFLNTGQLPVAEARYPDGIRRNAVFATSYLSFDMSSEPFDDVNVRRAFYYAIDRDELTSTVLRDIAIPAGSILPPGYPGYNPSVVEQAVFDPEMAQQYLADAGYPDGEGFPELEIWIREEGGYNSAIVPAMAQYLQAEFEENLGVSLTIRSQPSAEWMDGLLNKRGKLFISPYEYDYLDPSNFYGIFYNGGRHDYHVDAYDEVVAEADSESDWDTRYELYAEAEGIMIEEGMIVPLVHPITTAVISEELGGEASTPNELGFTPLDRLGHYFFTHLTK from the coding sequence ATGCTCAAGCGACTACCGAAACTGGCCGGTGCGCTGGCCGTCACCACCGCGATGGCGGCGCCCGCGCTCGCGCAGACGACCATCCTGGCGCCGGGTCAGAACACCGTCGGCACTTACATGGACTACATGAAGACGGTCTACGACCGGGCCACCTTCGCCGAACTGCTGCAGATTCCGATCGCGACCTTCGACAAGAACTTCGAGCTGACGCCGATGGCGGCCGAAAGCTGGGAGCAGTCCGAGGACGGGCTGACCTGGACCTTCAATCTCCGCCAGGACCTCGTCTGGTCCGACGGGGAGCCGCTGACGGCCGAGGATTACGTCTACGCGCTCGAACGCGCGGCGACCGGCGGTTACGACTTCGCGTGGTACTGGGACTTCGCCGGTGGCATCGCGGGCTGGGCCGAGGTCACGGCGGGCGAAGCCGATGTCGACACGCTCGGCCTCGAAGCGGTCGACGACTACACGATCGAAGTCACGACCAATGCGCCCAAGCCCTACCTGCCTTCGGTGATGAGCCTCTGGTATCCGGTGCCCAAGCACGTGGTGGAAGAGCTCGGTGACGACTGGGCGCTGAGCGTCGACACGATCATCAGCTCCGGCCCGTTCGAAATCGAAAGCTGGGAGAAGTCGAACAACTCCGTCGTCTTCACCGCCTCCGACAGCTACGCCGGCCCGTGGCCCGCGCAGATCGACCGTCTTGAAGTCGACCCGACGCTCGGCGCGCCCGAAGTCGGCCTGCCGGCCTTCCTCGCCGGCGACGCGGATTACTCGTTCCTCAACACCGGTCAGCTTCCGGTGGCCGAGGCCCGCTATCCCGACGGGATTCGCCGCAACGCGGTCTTCGCGACGTCTTATCTGTCGTTCGACATGAGCTCGGAGCCGTTCGACGACGTCAACGTCCGCCGCGCCTTCTACTACGCGATCGATCGGGACGAGCTGACCTCCACCGTGCTGCGCGACATCGCGATCCCGGCCGGCTCGATCCTTCCGCCGGGCTATCCCGGGTACAATCCGTCGGTCGTCGAGCAGGCGGTCTTCGATCCCGAGATGGCGCAGCAATACCTGGCCGATGCGGGCTACCCGGATGGCGAAGGCTTCCCGGAGCTCGAGATCTGGATCCGTGAAGAGGGCGGCTACAACAGTGCCATCGTTCCGGCGATGGCCCAGTACCTGCAGGCGGAGTTCGAGGAGAACCTCGGCGTGTCGCTGACGATCCGCTCGCAGCCGTCGGCGGAATGGATGGACGGCCTGCTGAACAAGCGCGGCAAGCTCTTCATCTCGCCTTATGAGTACGACTACCTCGACCCGTCCAACTTCTACGGCATCTTCTACAACGGCGGCCGTCACGACTACCATGTCGACGCCTACGACGAAGTCGTCGCGGAAGCGGACTCCGAGAGCGACTGGGACACCCGGTACGAGCTCTATGCCGAGGCCGAGGGCATCATGATCGAGGAAGGCATGATCGTTCCGCTGGTGCACCCGATCACCACGGCGGTCATTTCCGAAGAACTCGGCGGTGAGGCCTCCACGCCGAACGAGCTCGGCTTCACGCCGCTCGACCGGCTCGGCCACTACTTCTTCACCCACCTGACGAAGTAA
- a CDS encoding ABC transporter ATP-binding protein — protein sequence MPLVEIEDLRVSFRQYGGAVDAVRGVSFTLEDGESLGIVGESGSGKSVSCSALLRLLPGTAEVTAAKLKLDGIDVAKARRDDLTRLRGKSAAMIFQDPMSAFDPVFTIGHQICETIMAHRNVSRRAALNEAEELLLRVEIKNARDVLNYYPHQLSGGMLQRAMIAMALSCRPKVLIADEPTTALDVTIQAQILQLIKKVQAEFGMALIMITHDLGVIAETVDRVLVMYRGEVMEQGEVQQIFDAPRHEYTKQLLASLHASFEPSREAADDTPALELRELAKTYIVRRRSGLRVRHVDFQAVDGVSLALPKNRILAVVGESGSGKTTTGMMAMRLTDVTRGQILVDGTDISTLSREALKPWRKRMQIVFQDSYSALDPMMTLTQIIAEPLHIHGMGTAREQQEKALEWLERVGLDRSFASRYPHELSGGQRQRVAIARALILGPDVLVADEPTSALDVTVKAQIIGLLKRLQAEMGLSMLFISHDLSTVKSLTDSVVVMYRGRVVEEAPTERIFADPRHPYTRALLAAVPATNPRDKRERTFLSADEILAGIPRMGAAEAGTAANDAPQLVTVAPGHRVETYVTA from the coding sequence ATGCCACTCGTGGAAATCGAAGACCTCCGGGTCAGCTTCCGGCAATACGGCGGCGCCGTGGATGCGGTGCGCGGCGTGAGCTTCACGCTCGAGGACGGCGAAAGCCTCGGCATCGTCGGCGAGAGCGGCTCGGGCAAGTCGGTAAGTTGCAGCGCGCTGCTGCGCCTGCTGCCGGGCACCGCCGAAGTGACGGCAGCCAAGCTGAAGCTCGACGGGATCGACGTCGCCAAGGCCCGCCGGGACGACCTGACCCGGCTGCGCGGCAAGTCGGCGGCGATGATCTTTCAGGATCCGATGTCGGCTTTCGACCCGGTCTTCACCATCGGCCACCAGATCTGCGAGACGATCATGGCGCACCGCAACGTGTCGCGCCGCGCCGCGCTGAACGAGGCCGAGGAGCTTCTGCTGCGGGTCGAGATCAAGAACGCGCGGGACGTCCTCAACTACTATCCGCACCAATTGTCGGGCGGCATGCTGCAGCGGGCGATGATCGCCATGGCGCTGTCCTGCCGGCCCAAGGTGCTGATCGCGGATGAGCCCACAACGGCGCTCGATGTCACGATCCAGGCGCAGATCCTCCAGCTCATCAAGAAGGTGCAGGCCGAATTCGGCATGGCATTGATCATGATCACCCACGACCTCGGCGTCATCGCCGAGACGGTCGACCGCGTGCTCGTCATGTATCGCGGCGAGGTGATGGAGCAGGGCGAGGTCCAGCAGATCTTCGACGCGCCCAGGCATGAGTACACGAAGCAGCTGCTCGCCAGCCTGCATGCCAGTTTCGAACCCTCGCGTGAGGCGGCGGACGACACGCCCGCGCTCGAGCTGCGGGAACTTGCCAAGACCTACATCGTGCGCCGGCGGAGCGGCCTCCGTGTGAGGCACGTCGATTTCCAGGCGGTGGACGGGGTGAGCCTCGCGCTGCCGAAGAACCGAATCCTGGCCGTCGTCGGCGAAAGCGGGTCGGGCAAGACCACGACCGGCATGATGGCCATGCGCCTGACCGACGTCACACGGGGACAGATCCTGGTCGACGGCACGGATATCTCGACACTCTCGCGCGAGGCGCTGAAGCCATGGCGCAAGAGGATGCAGATCGTCTTCCAGGACAGCTACTCCGCGCTCGACCCGATGATGACGCTGACCCAGATCATCGCGGAGCCGCTGCATATCCACGGCATGGGCACCGCGCGCGAGCAGCAGGAGAAGGCGCTGGAGTGGCTTGAGCGAGTCGGCCTCGACCGGTCCTTCGCCAGCCGCTACCCGCACGAGCTGTCGGGCGGCCAGCGGCAGCGTGTCGCCATCGCCCGCGCGCTGATCCTCGGGCCCGACGTGCTGGTCGCGGACGAGCCGACCTCTGCGCTCGATGTCACGGTCAAGGCGCAGATCATCGGTCTGCTGAAGCGGCTTCAGGCGGAGATGGGCCTGTCGATGCTGTTCATCAGCCACGATCTGTCGACGGTGAAGTCGCTGACCGACTCCGTCGTCGTGATGTATCGCGGCCGCGTGGTGGAGGAGGCGCCGACGGAACGGATCTTCGCCGATCCGCGCCATCCCTACACCCGTGCGCTGCTCGCCGCCGTCCCCGCCACCAACCCGCGCGACAAGCGGGAGCGGACCTTCCTGTCCGCGGACGAGATCCTCGCCGGCATCCCGCGCATGGGGGCTGCCGAGGCCGGAACCGCCGCCAACGACGCCCCGCAACTCGTCACCGTCGCACCCGGCCACCGGGTCGAAACCTACGTGACCGCCTGA
- a CDS encoding ABC transporter permease produces MLGYVLRRLISVAFTFIAVSIIIFLMMHSVPGGPFDGNDMPVSEAVRARMMERLGLDQPLHVQYLKYMWGVLHFDFGVPFQSPGETVLELLSRAWVPSLILGGLGVAIGAPLGILLGMAAALNRNSWIDYLASAFATLGLTVPVFVISMLLILVFAVWLNWFPASGWPSPDRWVLPIAAYAAIPLATYARYTRSAMLDTMSRPFVTVLRAKGLSERRIVFQHVMRNSAIPLVTVFLPMFIGTATGSIFVEAMFRVPGLGAYFVSSIENRDYPLEMALMLMITFMYCIAYLLSDIVYALINPRIRVGGQA; encoded by the coding sequence ATGCTCGGATATGTCCTGCGGCGGCTGATCTCGGTCGCTTTCACCTTCATAGCTGTGTCGATCATCATCTTCCTGATGATGCACTCCGTCCCCGGCGGGCCGTTCGACGGCAACGATATGCCGGTGTCTGAGGCCGTGCGGGCGCGCATGATGGAGCGGCTGGGCCTCGATCAGCCACTCCACGTCCAGTACTTGAAGTACATGTGGGGGGTGCTCCACTTCGACTTCGGCGTCCCGTTCCAGAGCCCCGGTGAAACCGTTCTCGAGCTGCTGTCGCGGGCCTGGGTGCCGAGCCTGATCCTCGGCGGGCTGGGCGTGGCCATCGGCGCACCGCTCGGCATCCTGCTCGGCATGGCGGCGGCGCTGAACCGGAACAGCTGGATCGACTACCTCGCCTCGGCCTTCGCGACGCTCGGCCTTACTGTGCCGGTGTTCGTCATCTCGATGCTGCTGATCCTCGTCTTCGCGGTGTGGCTGAACTGGTTCCCGGCGAGCGGCTGGCCCTCGCCGGACCGCTGGGTGTTGCCGATCGCGGCCTACGCGGCGATCCCGCTGGCGACCTACGCCCGCTACACGCGCTCGGCGATGCTCGACACGATGAGCCGGCCATTCGTGACGGTGCTGCGCGCCAAGGGGCTGAGCGAGCGGCGGATCGTCTTCCAGCACGTGATGCGAAACTCCGCCATCCCGCTCGTCACCGTGTTTCTGCCGATGTTCATCGGCACAGCGACGGGGTCCATCTTCGTCGAGGCGATGTTCCGGGTGCCGGGGCTTGGCGCCTACTTCGTGTCCTCGATCGAGAACCGGGACTATCCGCTCGAGATGGCGCTGATGCTGATGATCACCTTCATGTACTGCATCGCCTACCTGCTGTCCGACATCGTCTACGCGCTCATCAATCCCCGCATCCGGGTCGGAGGACAGGCATGA